The Heteronotia binoei isolate CCM8104 ecotype False Entrance Well chromosome 6, APGP_CSIRO_Hbin_v1, whole genome shotgun sequence genomic sequence GATCAATCACCCGGAGAAATGTCGGCGGCAAGACATCCTCCTCCTGCTGTTTGTGAAGAGTTCGCCTGAAAACCGCTACCGCAGAGACGCAATTCGACAAACATGGGGTAGCGACAAGTATGCCAGTTCCCACCTTAACGCCAACATCAAGACCCTGTTTGCTTTGGGACAGCTGAAAGACCCTGCACACAGAGAGCAGATGCAAAACCGGCTCCAGCTGGAAGACAAGAAGTATGGCGATCTGATTCAGCAAGACTTTATGGATACATTTCACAACCTGACCATTAAGCTGCTCCTGCAGTTCAGCTGGGTAAATAAGTACTGCCCTCATGCCAAGTTCATTATGTCAGCGGACGATGACATTTTCATTCACATGCCAAATCTCATCGCATACCTCCAAAGCCTTGCACAGATGGGCGTTCAGGATCTCTGGATTGGGCGCGTCCATCGCGGGTCGCCTCCCGTAAGAGACAAGACCAGCAAATACTATGTCCCTTATGAAATGTACCCATGGCCTGCTTATCCGGACTACACAGCTGGGGCTGCTTATGTAATATCCAGTGATGTAGCAGCCAAGGTATTCATGGCCTCACAGACGCTTAATACAAGCCTTTACATTGATGATGTCTTCATGGGTCTCTGTGCCAACAAGATGGGGGTTGTACCGCAATATCACCAGTTTTTttctggggaagggaaggcaccTTATCATCCTTGCATTTATAACAAAATGATGACATCTCACGGCCACGTAGAAGACCTCCGCTACCTTTGGAAGCAGGCTACAGATCCAAAAACGAAGAACATTTCTTCTGGGATTTTTGGTAAAATGTATTGCAAAATAGTTAACATCGTACTGCTATGCAAATTGTATTATCAGGAC encodes the following:
- the B3GNT5 gene encoding lactosylceramide 1,3-N-acetyl-beta-D-glucosaminyltransferase, with amino-acid sequence MYINPRRVRKCQFVQLFATCFIVSLMIFWGPLDDGSVVSHVKSYSYRYLVNSYTFVNESLSLSRDDMDRTASYQYLINHPEKCRRQDILLLLFVKSSPENRYRRDAIRQTWGSDKYASSHLNANIKTLFALGQLKDPAHREQMQNRLQLEDKKYGDLIQQDFMDTFHNLTIKLLLQFSWVNKYCPHAKFIMSADDDIFIHMPNLIAYLQSLAQMGVQDLWIGRVHRGSPPVRDKTSKYYVPYEMYPWPAYPDYTAGAAYVISSDVAAKVFMASQTLNTSLYIDDVFMGLCANKMGVVPQYHQFFSGEGKAPYHPCIYNKMMTSHGHVEDLRYLWKQATDPKTKNISSGIFGKMYCKIVNIVLLCKLYYQDTYPCTAALF